A region from the Nostoc sp. HK-01 genome encodes:
- the rpl28 gene encoding 50S ribosomal protein L28, translating to MSRRCELTGKKANNAFAISHSHRRTKRLQQANLQNKRVWWQGGNRWVKLKLSTKAIKTLEVKGLEAMAKEAGINLNHY from the coding sequence ATGTCTCGTCGCTGCGAACTAACTGGTAAAAAGGCAAATAACGCCTTTGCAATTTCTCACTCTCATCGCCGTACAAAGCGTCTTCAACAGGCTAACCTCCAAAATAAGCGCGTTTGGTGGCAAGGCGGAAATCGCTGGGTAAAACTTAAGCTATCTACCAAAGCCATCAAAACCTTAGAAGTCAAAGGTTTAGAAGCAATGGCTAAAGAAGCAGGTATTAACCTGAACCATTACTAA